One window of the Tubulanus polymorphus chromosome 11, tnTubPoly1.2, whole genome shotgun sequence genome contains the following:
- the LOC141913336 gene encoding putative G-protein coupled receptor B0563.6, producing MNNVSGDGYLLPWHSAIILDNRRVRSAAIRYFQVFTLTTIVCTGIFGNVCSFLVMTSRRFRVFSYSQYLAGLAVADSVTLIGYVPPLMNYISYPNMIVSYSADIACGFHEYIFEVNDLIGSWVVVVITIERFAIVVWPFATRTIATPAFSRQVVAVTTVVCYCTYVYLLFVMEYSDRRNSCVIPEYWGNVYYRMAPQIHVIIPIITISILNFLLVIFLRRSQAFAAGAGKSASTKKATMMVITVSILFVIFTFPASLFSMLTTIIVMNEDTSLAGTAITGVIYAANAGINFYIYLLAGDEVRLYVKEVLGRLCNK from the coding sequence ATGAATAACGTTAGCGGTGATGGTTACCTATTGCCCTGGCACTCGGCCATTATACTCGACAACCGGCGCGTACGTTCGGCCGCGATCAGATACTTTCAGGTATTCACTCTGACCACGATCGTCTGCACTGGTATTTTCGGTAACGTGTGCAGTTTCCTGGTGATGACGAGCAGACGATTTCGAGTGTTCTCGTATTCGCAGTATTTAGCCGGACTAGCCGTCGCTGATTCGGTTACGCTGATCGGTTACGTACCGCCGTTGATGAACTATATCTCCTATCCGAACATGATCGTCTCCTATTCGGCGGATATCGCCTGCGGATTTCACGAGTACATATTCGAAGTGAACGACCTGATCGGTTCGTGGGTCGTCGTCGTTATAACGATCGAACGTTTCGCTATCGTCGTCTGGCCGTTTGCGACGAGGACGATCGCGACCCCAGCCTTCTCGCGCCAGGTCGTCGCCGTCACGACCGTCGTGTGCTACTGCACGTACGTCTATCTACTGTTCGTGATGGAGTACAGCGACCGGCGAAATTCGTGCGTCATCCCCGAATATTGGGGTAACGTTTACTACCGTATGGCCCCGCAAATTCACGTAATCATTCCCATTATCACAATATCGATTCTGAATTTCCTGCTGGTGATATTTCTGCGTCGGAGCCAGGCGTTCGCCGCCGGAGCCGGCAAAAGCGCGTCGACGAAGAAAGCGACGATGATGGTGATAACCGTTTCTATTTTGTTCGTGATATTCACGTTCCCGGCGTCGTTGTTCAGCATGTTGACGACGATTATCGTAATGAACGAGGACACGAGTTTAGCGGGCACCGCCATCACGGGCGTCATCTACGCGGCAAATGCCGGCAtcaatttttacatatatctacTGGCCGGTGACGAGGTTCGACTGTACGTCAAAGAGGTCCTGGGACGATTGTGTAATAAATAA